The Mycobacterium sp. EPa45 genomic interval CCGCTATCGGTGCTGCCGCGCCACCCTTGGGCGGCTATCTTCGCCGCCGCCGCCGCCGCCATCGCTGCCGTCGCGGTCGCTCCGCCGGCCAACGCCGATCCGCTCGACCCCATCCCCGGAGAGGGCGTCTTTCTCGTCGGCCGTGACATCGCGCCTGGTCTGTACAACACCAGCGGATCGGCGGCACCCTTCGCCGTCTACATCAACGATGTGCCAACCCAGGACTCGATGTGCGTGTGGGTCACCTACAGCACGCCGGACACCAATAAGGACCACGTCGTCGCGACCAACATGTCCATCGGCCCGATGAACGCGGCGATCAATTCGACGGTCATGGCCTTCGAGACGCACAACTGCGAGCCCTGGGCTCGGGTCAGCTGAATGCAGCCAATGACGTCGCGATGTCGACCTCGGACGTCAGCGTTTGATGCACCGGGCAGTGCTCGGCGATCGCGAGGAGCCGCTCACGCTGGCTGTCGTCGAGGTCGCCGACCAAGGTGATGGACCGATCGATATGGCTGACCCAGCCCTTCGTGGTCTCGCACTCAGCGCAATCTTCGGCGTGAATGCGGGAGTGCCGCAGGCTCACCTGGACCCGCTCGAGCGGCCAGCCCTTCTTGTTCGCATACATCCGAATCGTCATCGACGTGCATGCCCCGAGCCCGGCCAACAGCAGGTCGTACGGCGTCGGCCCGGCGTCCTCGCTGATCGGCTTCGGTTCGTCCGCGATCAGCTGATGCCGCCCCGCAGTGATCTGCTGTGTATAGGTCCCCGTGCCGGATTCGGTCACCGTAACCGTGCCCTCGGACGATGTGGGGTGAGCGCCGAAATTCTCTGCCGTCATGGCTGCAATCCAACACCACACGCAGTGACCTGCGCCTATGCTGCCCGCATACTCGTCCCGTCACGCGTGAGTGAGGCGCAGATGAACAACGGCGACAAGCGCAACCGCTGGTCGATGGTCAGCGTGGTCTGCGCTGTGGTGATCAGTGTGGTGACACCGGCGACCGGCAGCGCGGACCCCGCAGGCGGCACCGTGGTCACGCTGCAGCAATTGCTGTCCGCGCCAGTGCCTGCGCTATGTCAGCACGACCCCGGCAATCTGGTGAACGGCACTCTGCCACAACAGGAGTCGCACCGCGGGCATGTTGGAATCGCCCGGAGATACGACCAACTCGGCGAACCTTACAAGGTTGCCTTCGGCAGCCTGACCGGCGAGGACAACACCGATGCCGCGATGGTGACCGACTGCAGCGCCGGCGGAGTGCCGTGGCCGGAGACCGTGCAGCTCTACACTGCCGGGCCGACACGCCTGGGTGGTGTGGACCTGGGCGACATCACCCACAGTCGCGAGGTGGTGACGGATCTGTCCATCAGTGACGGCCTTGTTCACGTCACGTGGTTGGCCAACGCGCCAGGCGACGGCGAGTGCTGCCCCTCGATTCAGATGGCGGCTGACGTGCGTTGGGACGGTCTGACTGTGAGCGCGGAAAACGTCCGCAGGATCAACTGACGGTTGTCGGCTGGATCGACACCAGCTGGAAGACGCCGGGCGCAGCGTCGTCGGGCGTGAATCGGACCAACAGAGTGTTCGTCGGGAACTGCGTGGCAAGGTCATTCAGTGTCCTCGGCATGAACACTCGGGTCTTGGCATTGCCGTACCAGTTTGGGTCGAACTGGTCGACACTGAGACTGCCCACGCTGTCGATGGTGGTGTCCCACTGCTTGATGGGCTCCGGTACCGCATCGCCGAATCCCGCCGACTTCAGGTACGCATCGCCCTGTCCTGCAAGGGTTATCGCTGTGTTGCCCCCGACCGGTGTCCCGGTGATGGTGCCGTTGACGGCGTCGGCGGAAACCGACGTCAGACGTGTGGTGCAGACGTTGTCGACGACATGGGCCGGCACGCAGAAGCCGGGCAGCGGATCGGCATGCGACACGGCGATGGTCGGCGCGCCGACGGACAGCACCGGGGCGGCGACAGCCGCCACGGCACGGGTGCGAGCGTGCGGCATCCCAGCGTCTCTCCTTCGCAAGCGTCGACTTCCTGCACTGTATTCGGCACCGCGGCCAAGGGAGTTACCTGAATACGAAATAAGCCCGGCGATCGATTGAAACGTTCAGATCCACCACGGCGATGTCCTTACTGATCTCCCTGAGGGGGAGTCGGATTGACAAGTGGGGGAACCAATCATGAACAGATCTGTCGCTGTGCTGGCCGCGTCGGTTTTCGGCGTCATTGCCATCGGAGTCGCCGCACCCGCGAATGCTCAACCAACGGTGCCGTTCAAGAACTGCACTGCCGCCAAAGCCGCGGGTTATTGCGATATACCGACCGACAGCCCGCTGTACACCCCCAGCCAGGATCGCGACAGCGACGGAGTCGCCTGCGAGTGCTGATCTAGTCGCGGCCGCCGGCCAACAACCCGCTGGACGCGAACTTCAAGCCGGCGCGTAGTTCGTCCAGGGAGATGGGGTCGTCGGATTCGATGTAGCGCATGGTCGTTGCCACGGCCATGTTGAAGAACAACCACGCCAGGGCGCTGGTGCTCAGCTCGTCGCGGTAGTGGCTTCGATAGTGCGTCATATGCAGTCGGGTCATCGCCAGCAGCGTGGCGTTGAGCCCGGACACGCTCTCGAAGGTGCGGACGTGCTCAGGACGTTCGTTGAGGTAGCGGATCAACCGACGATTGGCGATCGTGAAGTCGATGAGCATATCGATCGACGACTCCATCGCCGACTCCGGCCGCTCCAGGGTGTGTGCCCGCAACATCTCCTCGATCGCCGGGGCCTGTTCGGCGGCGAGCTGCTCGACCGCGGCGTTGATCATCTGATCCTTGTTCTCGAAGTACTGGTAGATCGATCCCTTCGAGATACCGGCTTTCTCCGCGATCAGATTCGTGGTGATCTCCTCAGGGGCGTGCCGGTGCAGCAACATCGCCGTTGTCGAGACGATTTTTGCGACCATCTCGCGGGAACGCGCCTGCTGTGGCGCTTTGCGGCGCTCTGATCTGGGCTTTGCTGTGCTCACACAACACTCCTGATGCGACTTGAATGCGACCTGATAGTCAGGTTAGCGTC includes:
- a CDS encoding OsmC family protein: MTAENFGAHPTSSEGTVTVTESGTGTYTQQITAGRHQLIADEPKPISEDAGPTPYDLLLAGLGACTSMTIRMYANKKGWPLERVQVSLRHSRIHAEDCAECETTKGWVSHIDRSITLVGDLDDSQRERLLAIAEHCPVHQTLTSEVDIATSLAAFS
- a CDS encoding excalibur calcium-binding domain-containing protein; protein product: MNRSVAVLAASVFGVIAIGVAAPANAQPTVPFKNCTAAKAAGYCDIPTDSPLYTPSQDRDSDGVACEC
- a CDS encoding TetR/AcrR family transcriptional regulator; translation: MVAKIVSTTAMLLHRHAPEEITTNLIAEKAGISKGSIYQYFENKDQMINAAVEQLAAEQAPAIEEMLRAHTLERPESAMESSIDMLIDFTIANRRLIRYLNERPEHVRTFESVSGLNATLLAMTRLHMTHYRSHYRDELSTSALAWLFFNMAVATTMRYIESDDPISLDELRAGLKFASSGLLAGGRD